One window of the Alligator mississippiensis isolate rAllMis1 chromosome 5, rAllMis1, whole genome shotgun sequence genome contains the following:
- the STX6 gene encoding syntaxin-6 isoform X2: MSMEDPFFVVKGEVQKAVNTAQGLFQRWTELLQDPSIATREEIDWTTNELRNNLRSIEWDLEDLDETISIVEANPRKFNLDATELGIRKAFITSTRQVVREMKDQMSNSSVQALAERKNRQALLGESTSQSWSSGSDKYGRLDREQQLVNSHFIEEQQAQQQLIVEQQDEQLELVSGSIGVLKNMSQRIGGELEEQAVMLDDFTHELESTHSRLDNVMKKLAKVSHMTSDRRQWCAIIVLFVILLVVLILFFVL; this comes from the exons atGTCCATGGAGGACCCGTTCTTCGTGGTGAAGGG GGAGGTCCAAAAAGCAGTGAATACTGCTCAGGGGTTGTTTCAGAGATGGACGGAGCTCCTGCAAGACCCTTCTATAGCCACAAGAGAAGAAATTGACTGGACAACTAATGAGCTCAGGAACAACCTGCGGAGCATTGAATGGGACCTGGAAGACTTGGATGAAACTATTA GCATTGTTGAAGCAAATCCTCGGAAATTCAACCTTGATGCAACAGAGCTGGGTATAAGGAAAGCTTTCATCACAAGCACACGGCAGGTGGTCCGG GAAATGAAGGATCAGATGTCAAATTCATCTGTGCAAGCATTGGCTGAAAGAAAAAACAGGCAG GCACTCCTGGGAGAAAGTACAAGTCAGagctggagctctggatcagataaATATGGTCGTTTGGATCGAGAGCAGCAATTAGTAAACTCGCACTTCATTGAGGAGCAGCAGGCTCAACAGCAG TTGATTGTGGAGCAGCAGGATGAGCAGTTGGAGCTGGTCTCTGGCAGCATTGGGGTGCTGAAGAACATGTCTCAGCGCAttggtggggagctggaggaacaAGCAGT GATGTTGGATGATTTCACTCATGAGTTAGAAAGCACACACTCAAGGCTTGATAATGTTATGAAGAAGCTTGCAAAAGTCTCTCACATGACCAGCG